The Oscillatoria acuminata PCC 6304 genomic interval TCCAAGATCGCGTTCCGGCTTTTAGCTATGAACAAGCTCAAGCCATTATTGAGGAAGATTTTGGTCGCAAAGTTGAGGAACTCTTCCGCAGTTTTGATCCGGTCCCGATCGCAGCAGCCAGTTTGGGTCAAGTCCACAAAGCTCAACTCCATTCTGGAGAAGAAATTGTGGTCAAGGTCCAGCGTCCTGGACTCAAACGCCTGTTTGGAATTGATTTAGCGATCGCCAAGACGATTGCCCACTATTTTCAAAATCACCCCCGCTGGGGTCGAGGTCGGGATTGGTTGGGAATCTATGACGAGTGCTACAAGATCCTCTACGAAGAGGTGGATTATATTAATGAAGGTCGCAATGCGGATACCTTTCGCCGCAATTTTCGCGATAAAGAATGGGTGCGCGTGCCTCGGGTTTACTGGCGCTATTCTTCCCCTCGGGTGCTGACTTTAGAATACCTTCCGGGGATTAAGATTAGCCATTATGAAGCCCTAGAGGCGGCTGGACTCGATCGCAAAATTCTGGCGAAACTGGGAGCAGAAGCGTATTTGAGACAACTCCTCAATCATGGGTTTTTCCATGCAGACCCCCATCCGGGGAATCTGGCGGTGAGTCCTGATGGGGCGTTAATTTTTTACGACTTTGGCATGATGGGGCGGATCCGCACCGATGTTCGGGTCAAACTGCTGGACCTGTTTTTTGGGATTGCCAAAAAGAATGCCGAGGATGTGGTGGAGTGCCTGATTGAGTTGGAGGCCCTGGCTCGAACCGATGATATGGGACCTGTGCGGCGATCGATCCAGTATATTCTGGATAATTTGATGGATCAGCCCTTTGAGGAGCAGTCGGTGGCGGCGATTAGTGATGATTTGTATGCGATCGCCTACGATCAGCCCTTCCGCTTTCCCGCTACATTTACCTTCGTGATGCGGGCCTTTTCAACCCTGGAAGGTGTGGGCAAGGGTCTGGATCCCGAGTTTAACTTTATGGAGGTTGCAAAACCTTTTGCAATGCAGATTATGACCAATGGTAACTCGCTCGATCGCAATACGTTCTTCAATGAAATCGGACGGCAGGCGGCGCAAGTCGGAACGACGGCGTTGGGTTTACCGGGACGAATTGAGGATACTATAGAGAAATTAGAACGTGGGGACATTCGCATCCGCGTCCGATCCATTGAAACTGATCGGGTGCTGCGGCGCATTGGTAACGTTCAAATGGGGACCAACTTAGCTTTACTGGTGAGTGCATTTACCCTCTCGGCAACGATTTTATTGGTGAACGATAAAATCTGGCTGGCCCTAATTGTCGGGGCTGTGGCACTATTGCTGGCGGGAAGTTTGATCCGCCTGATTATGCGGATCGAACGGTCGGATAAAATGATGTAATGTTTTAACTTGGAACCCTGAGATTTGAAATTGGGCGCGCTCGCCTATCCAATCGAAACCCAATTTTCTATTCCCCCTGTAAAAGTTGTCATAGTAAGCGTTGAGTTATGAAACGATCTTTCGCGGGTCTGACGGATACGGGACTCGTTCGTTCTGTGAATCAGGACGCCTTCTATATCGATGACCCGGAGGGGCGATTTTTTATCGTAGCCGATGGTATGGGAGGCCATGCGGGAGGCCAAGAGGCCAGTCGAATCGCCATTGAAACCATTGAAAAATATTTAGTGGAATGCTGGAAGTCTTCCCAGAAGACTCCCGATTTGTTGAAAGAAGCATTTTTGAAGGCCAATCAAGCCATTGTTGATGATCAATTAGACCATCCTGAGCGCTCAGACATGGGGACCACTGCTGTGGCGGTCGTATTTCGCGATCGCAATCATCCCTGGTGTGCTCATGTCGGTGATTCTCGGTTATACCGACTGCACAAAGAGGAACTGACTCAAATTACGGAAGATCATACCTGGGTGGGACGAGCACTCAAAGCTGGACACCTCACCGTTGAGGAAGCTCGTAAGCATCCCTGGCGGCACGTTCTGGCTCAATGTCTAGGACGCCAGGATTTACAACAGATTGATTTACAAGAGTTTGAGGTCCAACCGGGCGATCGCCTGTTGCTCTGTAGTGATGGGTTGACTGAGGAACTTTCCGCTGACGAGATCGGCCCTAATCTGCAATTGAAACTCTCCGGTGGTGAAGCGGCCCAAAAACTGGTGAATGCTGCTAAAGATAAAGGGGGACGGGATAACATTACCCTCGTGATCGTCACCCTCGACTAAGGCGATCGCCAATCCGTCCAAGTCAAGGATTCCAGACATAATCGTTTCATCACCCCAGAAACCGTGACCAAAACTGGTCCGAAACCGGGTTTTTAGTCCCAAACTGCTTCTCCCTTCGGGTTTTCCGATTCTCATCCTCTTCTACAGTGCCGATGCTCTAGAAAGATGGTAATAGCCCGACAGAATATTGCACCTGTCGATCATCCATCGGATAGAGCCGCTTCTGCCATTCAGAAGCGGCTTTTTTATGTTTTTATGCGTTTTTTACCAAAACTAATCGCTTCGAGGGCTAGAAAGCCTCCTGAAACGTATCTCGCGACAGAGGGCAACAGGGGATCATATCCGTCATAGTAGAGATACAGTAAGAGCCACAATCGGTCTCTCAACCAGAAGAAATACCTATTTGGTTCAAACTGAGCAATTTTCAAAGATTTGATTTGATACAACGACTTTAGACCCTGGTTTCTACCCCTGAAACCTGCTAAGTCATCGTTTCCAGATAAAAGCCCAAGGGCAAGTTTGTCATTTTGTCAAATCTTTGTTATATTTCTTAACAGGAGGCAACAAGGAAATCCTGAGAGCCCCCAGCAACGGCAGAAAGAGACAACAGATAAAGACGGGTCAACCCGCTTTGCAACTCTCCTTCCAG includes:
- a CDS encoding ABC1 kinase family protein, whose translation is MSELLNDPIPSPETPEGPRLKRRSGGPLAIRGKGGTVPYRPKAYRWSRANYSPNRRRIEIWNFVLQFLASLWSLNKPWTYKGGFTEAKQIARRRKQASWIRETLLELGPTFIKLGQLFSTRSDLFPGEYVEELAKLQDRVPAFSYEQAQAIIEEDFGRKVEELFRSFDPVPIAAASLGQVHKAQLHSGEEIVVKVQRPGLKRLFGIDLAIAKTIAHYFQNHPRWGRGRDWLGIYDECYKILYEEVDYINEGRNADTFRRNFRDKEWVRVPRVYWRYSSPRVLTLEYLPGIKISHYEALEAAGLDRKILAKLGAEAYLRQLLNHGFFHADPHPGNLAVSPDGALIFYDFGMMGRIRTDVRVKLLDLFFGIAKKNAEDVVECLIELEALARTDDMGPVRRSIQYILDNLMDQPFEEQSVAAISDDLYAIAYDQPFRFPATFTFVMRAFSTLEGVGKGLDPEFNFMEVAKPFAMQIMTNGNSLDRNTFFNEIGRQAAQVGTTALGLPGRIEDTIEKLERGDIRIRVRSIETDRVLRRIGNVQMGTNLALLVSAFTLSATILLVNDKIWLALIVGAVALLLAGSLIRLIMRIERSDKMM
- a CDS encoding Stp1/IreP family PP2C-type Ser/Thr phosphatase, which encodes MKRSFAGLTDTGLVRSVNQDAFYIDDPEGRFFIVADGMGGHAGGQEASRIAIETIEKYLVECWKSSQKTPDLLKEAFLKANQAIVDDQLDHPERSDMGTTAVAVVFRDRNHPWCAHVGDSRLYRLHKEELTQITEDHTWVGRALKAGHLTVEEARKHPWRHVLAQCLGRQDLQQIDLQEFEVQPGDRLLLCSDGLTEELSADEIGPNLQLKLSGGEAAQKLVNAAKDKGGRDNITLVIVTLD